One window from the genome of Diceros bicornis minor isolate mBicDic1 chromosome 1, mDicBic1.mat.cur, whole genome shotgun sequence encodes:
- the ATG12 gene encoding ubiquitin-like protein ATG12 isoform X1, protein MAEEPESVLQLPPSTAADGEGPTEVSPETATPEPPSSAAVSPGTEEPAGDTKKKIDILLKAVGDTPIMKTKKWAVERTRTIQGLIDFIKKFLKLVASEQLFIYVNQSFAPSPDQEVGTLYECFGSDGKLVLHYCKSQAWG, encoded by the exons ATGGCTGAGGAGCCGGAGTCCGTTCTGCAGCTCCCACCCTCAACTGCGGCTGACGGCGAAGGACCTACGGAGGTCTCCCCTGAAACAGCCACTCCGGAGCCCCCTTCTTCCGCTGCAGTCTCCCCGGGAACAGAGGAACCTGCCGGcgacaccaagaaaaaaa ttgaCATTCTGCTAAAGGCTGTGGGAGACACCCCTATAATGAAAACAAAGAAGTGGGCTGTAGAGCGAACTCGAACCATCCAAGGACTCATTGACTTCATCAAAAAGTTCTTAAAACTTGTGGCCTCAGAACAGTTG tttaTTTACGTGAATCAGTCCTTTGCCCCTTCCCCAGACCAGGAAGTTGGAACCCTCTATGAG TGTTTTGGCAGTGATGGTAAACTGGTCCTGCATTACTGCAAATCTCAGGCATGGGGATGA
- the ATG12 gene encoding ubiquitin-like protein ATG12 isoform X2, which translates to MAEEPESVLQLPPSTAADGEGPTEVSPETATPEPPSSAAVSPGTEEPAGDTKKKIYLRESVLCPFPRPGSWNPL; encoded by the exons ATGGCTGAGGAGCCGGAGTCCGTTCTGCAGCTCCCACCCTCAACTGCGGCTGACGGCGAAGGACCTACGGAGGTCTCCCCTGAAACAGCCACTCCGGAGCCCCCTTCTTCCGCTGCAGTCTCCCCGGGAACAGAGGAACCTGCCGGcgacaccaagaaaaaaa tttaTTTACGTGAATCAGTCCTTTGCCCCTTCCCCAGACCAGGAAGTTGGAACCCTCTATGA